A section of the Engraulis encrasicolus isolate BLACKSEA-1 chromosome 8, IST_EnEncr_1.0, whole genome shotgun sequence genome encodes:
- the rilp gene encoding RILP-like protein 1 isoform X1, translating to MEKNCVRIIDHKQEKTGGCLERTFSTLTVDDVYEIAKLIGSEVEKLIDGYGKESAEGLVPKIVKVLEFLESFAARNYAHKCREEELLKAFETLQIQQQKRQRGKDCEESNNNNSEMRDWQQKEKKWQRRLEEVQDQVTQLRQENKDLQGRIKCSNTQDDRVQRQEREVMLKLKEVVDKQRDEIRAKAQAISSQSKEVEALQEQLDRFMKMNGELRHRQSVMQAQLKSAVERKADSEADMCEKQKEIERLTQQLEKANVNVRGCPLSNNDANDPNRPCFTKQEVRDMIFERNELKANLFLVQEELSYYQREILNDEHCPGFLLDAVRSAIKKQRTVIKAKMLGIAVEDCSSDEDDKGPLFESKDSSDNDTDCTDSRPAESRIRNLFGFLTRSGSYNKSPSPVRASSTWEIINPDDKEPGDDPENRPSPP from the exons ATGGAGAAGAACTGTGTAAGAATAATCGACCACAAACAAGAGAAGACAGGTGGCTGTCTGGAAAGGACATTTTCTACTCTCACTGTCGATGATGTGTATGAAATCGCCAAACTTATTGGATCAGAAGTAGAAAAACTCATCGATGGATATGGCAAAGAGAGCGCCGAGGGTCTTGTTCCTAAAATTGTTAAAGTATTGGAATTCCTGGAGAGCTTTGCAGCGCGAAATTACGCACATAAATGCCGAGAAGAGGAACTGTTAAAGGCCTTTGAGACACTACAAATTCAGCAGCAGAAAAGGCAACGTGGGAAAGACTGCGAggagagcaacaacaacaactctgAAATGCGG GACTGGCAGCAGAAGGAGAAGAAGTGGCAGCGGCGTCTGGAGGAGGTGCAGGACCAGGTGACGCAGCTGCGGCAGGAGAACAAGGACCTGCAGGGACGCATCAAGTGCAGCAACACACAGGACG ATCGTGTCCAGCGCCAGGAGCGGGAGGTGATGTTGAAACTGAAGGAGGTGGTGGACAAACAGAGGGATGAGATCCGGGCCAAGGCTCAGGCCATATCCTCTCAGTCCAAAGAAGTGGAAGCG TTGCAGGAGCAGCTGGATCGCTTCATGAAGATGAACGGCGAGCTGCGCCACAGGCAGAGCGTGATGCAGGCCCAGCTGAAGAGTGCTGTGGAGCGCAAGGCCGACAGCGAGGCAGACATGTGTGAGAAGCAGAAGGAGATCGAACGCCTCACACAGCAGCTGGAGAAGGCCAACGTCAATGTGCGTGgg TGCCCCTTGTCCAATAATGACGCAAATGATCCCAACCGGCCATGTttcaccaaacaggaagtgagggacATGATTTTTGAGAGGAATGAGCTGAAGGCCAATCTCTTCCTGGTTCAGGAGGAGCTGTCCTACTACCAGAG GGAGATCCTGAATGATGAGCACTGTCCAGGCTTCCTGCTGGATGCAGTGCGCTCTGCCATCAAGAAGCAGAGGACGGTCATCAAGGCCAAAATGCTGGGCATCGCCGTGGAGGACTGCAGTAG tgacgaGGATGACAAAGGCCCATTATTTGAGAGCAAGGATTCCTCAGACAATGACACAGATTGTACGGACAGCAGGCCTGCAGAGTCCCGCATCAGAAACTT GTTCGGCTTCCTGACCCGCTCCGGGAGCTACAACAAGAGCCCCAGCCCAGTAAGGGCCAGCTCCACCTGGGAGATCATCAACCCAGACGACAAGGAGCCCGGAGACGACCCAGAGAACCGACCCTCAcccccctga
- the rilp gene encoding RILP-like protein 1 isoform X2, whose amino-acid sequence MEKNCVRIIDHKQEKTGGCLERTFSTLTVDDVYEIAKLIGSEVEKLIDGYGKESAEGLVPKIVKVLEFLESFAARNYAHKCREEELLKAFETLQIQQQKRQRGKDCEESNNNNSEMRDWQQKEKKWQRRLEEVQDQVTQLRQENKDLQGRIKCSNTQDDRVQRQEREVMLKLKEVVDKQRDEIRAKAQAISSQSKEVEALQEQLDRFMKMNGELRHRQSVMQAQLKSAVERKADSEADMCEKQKEIERLTQQLEKANVNCPLSNNDANDPNRPCFTKQEVRDMIFERNELKANLFLVQEELSYYQREILNDEHCPGFLLDAVRSAIKKQRTVIKAKMLGIAVEDCSSDEDDKGPLFESKDSSDNDTDCTDSRPAESRIRNLFGFLTRSGSYNKSPSPVRASSTWEIINPDDKEPGDDPENRPSPP is encoded by the exons ATGGAGAAGAACTGTGTAAGAATAATCGACCACAAACAAGAGAAGACAGGTGGCTGTCTGGAAAGGACATTTTCTACTCTCACTGTCGATGATGTGTATGAAATCGCCAAACTTATTGGATCAGAAGTAGAAAAACTCATCGATGGATATGGCAAAGAGAGCGCCGAGGGTCTTGTTCCTAAAATTGTTAAAGTATTGGAATTCCTGGAGAGCTTTGCAGCGCGAAATTACGCACATAAATGCCGAGAAGAGGAACTGTTAAAGGCCTTTGAGACACTACAAATTCAGCAGCAGAAAAGGCAACGTGGGAAAGACTGCGAggagagcaacaacaacaactctgAAATGCGG GACTGGCAGCAGAAGGAGAAGAAGTGGCAGCGGCGTCTGGAGGAGGTGCAGGACCAGGTGACGCAGCTGCGGCAGGAGAACAAGGACCTGCAGGGACGCATCAAGTGCAGCAACACACAGGACG ATCGTGTCCAGCGCCAGGAGCGGGAGGTGATGTTGAAACTGAAGGAGGTGGTGGACAAACAGAGGGATGAGATCCGGGCCAAGGCTCAGGCCATATCCTCTCAGTCCAAAGAAGTGGAAGCG TTGCAGGAGCAGCTGGATCGCTTCATGAAGATGAACGGCGAGCTGCGCCACAGGCAGAGCGTGATGCAGGCCCAGCTGAAGAGTGCTGTGGAGCGCAAGGCCGACAGCGAGGCAGACATGTGTGAGAAGCAGAAGGAGATCGAACGCCTCACACAGCAGCTGGAGAAGGCCAACGTCAAT TGCCCCTTGTCCAATAATGACGCAAATGATCCCAACCGGCCATGTttcaccaaacaggaagtgagggacATGATTTTTGAGAGGAATGAGCTGAAGGCCAATCTCTTCCTGGTTCAGGAGGAGCTGTCCTACTACCAGAG GGAGATCCTGAATGATGAGCACTGTCCAGGCTTCCTGCTGGATGCAGTGCGCTCTGCCATCAAGAAGCAGAGGACGGTCATCAAGGCCAAAATGCTGGGCATCGCCGTGGAGGACTGCAGTAG tgacgaGGATGACAAAGGCCCATTATTTGAGAGCAAGGATTCCTCAGACAATGACACAGATTGTACGGACAGCAGGCCTGCAGAGTCCCGCATCAGAAACTT GTTCGGCTTCCTGACCCGCTCCGGGAGCTACAACAAGAGCCCCAGCCCAGTAAGGGCCAGCTCCACCTGGGAGATCATCAACCCAGACGACAAGGAGCCCGGAGACGACCCAGAGAACCGACCCTCAcccccctga